From Actinopolymorpha cephalotaxi, one genomic window encodes:
- a CDS encoding fumarylacetoacetate hydrolase family protein, producing the protein MEIVRYADRSDRAVRVGIRRAGQVSPLAGVTSVSALLRLPLAELRGLLEGAGAGAKTLDESQVLLLPPVDGLTEVWASGVTYERSMAARVEESSQKDAYQKVYEAERPELFFKAPAWRVVTDGEPVAIRADSGLDVPEPELGVVANAHGEIVGYVTCNDMSSRSIEGENPLYLPQAKVYAGSCAISTGIRPAWEIPDATSLDITLAVVRDGQTAWKGETSTARMHRDLETLVDYLFRGDAHPAGAFLATGTGIIPEMSFTLAGGDRVDIEVAGVGVLSNPVVVGKESLSWLVDALSDPFAREVAR; encoded by the coding sequence GTGGAGATCGTCCGATACGCCGATCGCAGCGACCGTGCGGTCCGGGTAGGAATCCGACGAGCCGGCCAGGTGAGTCCGCTGGCCGGTGTCACCAGCGTCAGCGCGCTGCTGCGGCTGCCCCTCGCGGAGCTGCGCGGCCTGCTGGAAGGCGCCGGAGCCGGCGCGAAGACCCTGGACGAGTCGCAGGTACTTTTGCTTCCGCCGGTCGACGGGCTGACCGAGGTGTGGGCCTCCGGCGTGACGTACGAGCGCTCGATGGCCGCCCGGGTCGAGGAGAGCAGCCAGAAGGACGCCTACCAGAAGGTGTACGAGGCGGAGCGACCCGAACTCTTCTTCAAGGCGCCGGCCTGGCGGGTCGTCACCGACGGGGAGCCCGTCGCGATCCGCGCCGACTCCGGTCTGGACGTGCCCGAACCCGAGCTCGGCGTGGTCGCCAACGCGCACGGCGAGATCGTCGGGTACGTCACCTGCAACGACATGAGCTCACGTTCCATCGAGGGCGAGAACCCGCTCTATCTCCCGCAGGCCAAGGTCTACGCCGGCAGCTGCGCGATCTCGACCGGCATCCGGCCCGCGTGGGAGATCCCCGACGCCACCTCGCTCGACATCACCCTCGCCGTCGTCCGCGACGGCCAGACCGCCTGGAAGGGCGAGACGTCGACCGCGCGGATGCACCGCGACCTGGAGACGCTGGTCGACTACCTGTTCCGCGGTGACGCCCACCCGGCCGGCGCGTTCCTCGCCACCGGCACCGGGATCATCCCGGAGATGTCGTTCACCCTCGCCGGCGGTGACCGCGTGGACATCGAGGTCGCCGGGGTCGGCGTACTGTCCAATCCGGTGGTGGTCGGCAAGGAGTCACTGTCGTGGCTCGTCGACGCCCTGTCCGATCCGTTTGCCCGGGAGGTAGCCCGATGA
- a CDS encoding HNH endonuclease signature motif containing protein: MHSTTQDLPGSGGHGTVARLKAAVGMFRAGLDDALSTPTTYVDARALGDLISELTVEESRLDALKLGWVRQAEACDIGKTTGAATTAAWLRTTQRMGTKDSYATVNLARDLDRTITLTARAMARGEVSFRHAQVIAGAIKDLPKWVGLEQRVKAEEYLIEESRRRNPDDVRLLGRHLLRVIAPEEWEERLGKELDAAERAAERSRSLFYRPNGVPGSETVVIKLPVLEMEQLRKIIEALVAADKRAEPDDRPLDQRRGDAFANLVTSMAEWEASPNRGRGRDCVTVLIHLQQLMNGLGFGTIDDLNPVRPMPCGCQTPDAKRQNAKRKARKRTSTNDATGTRNTKPSEKADGTENGEEESAEPRSGEPSSNGEPSNGEPSDGEPSDGEPSSENADDIRPDSGPGQAVTDPEDTGAPGETAEPAEASEPGDHNDPSDPDDTSGPGETVEAADLDDPDVTSDPVQPNSQAGTGDPTAAAPTAAETTATAPTGQSDKEKPPPGQPDPTAGAAERIPAPREPGQPPQPNTATATEPGPDPEPHTGPGDWDLGAEDDDAEPGFDEGAAGPDAALDPHDGCSKCGGGGSARITGLRGEPVSVATIRRMACDANIIPVVLSGDGEVLDVGMADRFFTEAQRRALAVRDGSHCHFPECQVPERRCVAHHMTAWDDFGPTDLDNGVLLCKSHHTFVHHKGWQVRMGSHGHPEYIPPEWVDVHQKVQRP; the protein is encoded by the coding sequence ATGCATTCGACGACGCAGGACCTTCCCGGCAGCGGTGGCCATGGCACCGTCGCCCGGTTGAAGGCTGCGGTCGGCATGTTCCGCGCCGGACTCGACGACGCCCTGTCCACCCCCACCACCTACGTCGACGCCCGCGCCCTCGGTGACCTGATCAGCGAACTGACCGTGGAGGAGTCCCGGCTCGACGCGCTGAAACTCGGATGGGTACGCCAAGCAGAGGCCTGCGACATCGGCAAAACCACCGGCGCGGCCACCACGGCGGCGTGGCTGCGCACCACCCAGCGGATGGGCACGAAGGACTCCTACGCCACCGTCAACCTGGCCCGCGACCTGGACCGCACCATCACCCTGACCGCCCGCGCCATGGCACGAGGGGAAGTCTCGTTCCGGCACGCGCAGGTCATCGCCGGAGCCATCAAAGACCTGCCCAAGTGGGTCGGCCTCGAACAACGGGTCAAGGCCGAGGAGTACCTGATCGAGGAGTCCCGGCGGCGCAACCCTGACGACGTACGCCTGCTGGGCAGGCACCTGTTGCGGGTCATCGCGCCCGAGGAATGGGAGGAGCGGCTCGGCAAGGAACTCGACGCCGCCGAACGTGCCGCCGAACGCAGCAGGTCCCTGTTCTACCGGCCCAACGGTGTTCCGGGGTCGGAGACGGTGGTGATCAAGCTACCGGTGCTGGAGATGGAACAACTCCGCAAGATCATCGAAGCGCTCGTCGCCGCCGACAAGCGTGCCGAACCCGACGACCGTCCGCTGGACCAACGCCGCGGTGACGCGTTCGCCAACCTCGTCACCAGCATGGCCGAGTGGGAAGCCTCCCCGAACCGTGGCCGCGGGCGGGACTGCGTCACCGTCCTGATCCACCTGCAGCAACTCATGAACGGCCTCGGGTTCGGCACCATCGACGACCTCAACCCCGTCCGCCCCATGCCGTGTGGCTGCCAAACCCCCGACGCCAAACGCCAGAATGCCAAGCGGAAAGCCCGCAAGCGCACCAGCACCAACGACGCCACCGGTACGAGGAACACCAAGCCCAGCGAGAAGGCCGACGGCACCGAGAACGGCGAGGAAGAAAGCGCCGAGCCCAGGAGTGGTGAGCCCAGTAGTAACGGCGAACCCAGCAACGGTGAACCCAGTGACGGTGAACCCAGTGACGGTGAACCCAGCAGCGAGAACGCTGACGACATCAGGCCTGACTCCGGTCCGGGCCAAGCAGTTACCGACCCTGAGGACACGGGCGCCCCCGGCGAAACCGCCGAGCCTGCTGAGGCCAGCGAGCCCGGCGACCACAACGACCCCAGCGACCCGGACGACACGAGCGGCCCCGGCGAAACCGTCGAGGCTGCCGACCTCGACGACCCGGACGTGACAAGCGACCCCGTCCAGCCCAACAGCCAGGCCGGTACCGGCGACCCGACGGCGGCAGCTCCCACTGCCGCGGAGACCACAGCAACCGCCCCGACAGGTCAATCAGACAAAGAGAAACCACCACCCGGCCAGCCAGACCCGACGGCCGGGGCGGCGGAGCGGATACCCGCACCGCGAGAACCCGGCCAGCCCCCACAACCGAACACCGCCACCGCAACCGAACCCGGGCCCGATCCGGAACCACATACCGGACCCGGGGACTGGGACCTCGGAGCTGAAGACGACGACGCCGAACCCGGCTTCGACGAGGGTGCGGCGGGGCCGGATGCTGCCCTCGACCCCCACGACGGGTGCAGCAAGTGCGGTGGCGGCGGGTCCGCTCGCATCACCGGCCTACGCGGGGAGCCGGTCTCGGTCGCCACGATCCGGAGGATGGCGTGCGACGCGAACATCATCCCGGTGGTCCTCAGCGGCGACGGGGAGGTCCTCGACGTGGGGATGGCCGACCGGTTCTTCACCGAAGCGCAACGCCGAGCTCTCGCGGTCCGCGACGGGTCCCACTGCCACTTCCCCGAATGCCAGGTGCCAGAACGACGTTGTGTCGCGCACCACATGACGGCCTGGGACGACTTCGGGCCGACCGACCTCGACAACGGAGTGCTCTTGTGTAAGTCCCATCACACGTTCGTGCACCACAAGGGCTGGCAGGTACGGATGGGCAGCCACGGCCACCCCGAATACATCCCGCCGGAGTGGGTGGACGTCCACCAGAAGGTGCAACGGCCATGA
- a CDS encoding carbohydrate ABC transporter permease — MSSVAGVSGTRGRRMRPGRLALYVVLVLGAVPTMLPFVWLIRSALMNDDQIFVAPPDWIPNPFEWANFSGALTAQPFLRYFLNTMVIELFTVTGTVLTCSVAAFSFARLRWRGRNVVFALLLSSVMLPYAVTLIPTFVMWRSLGALDTFLPLTVPAWFAGAGGGVFNVFLLRQFFLTIPFELDEAAYIDGASPWKVFAMIIMPLSKPALVVVTIFTFIGVWNDFLGPLLYLSDESKYTLALGLASFQSVYTAQWGYLMAASAAVIAPIIVLFFVLQRYFIEGVTLTGIKS, encoded by the coding sequence ATGAGTTCGGTGGCCGGTGTGAGCGGCACGCGGGGGAGGCGGATGCGTCCCGGCCGGCTGGCGCTCTACGTCGTCCTGGTGCTCGGCGCGGTCCCGACGATGCTGCCGTTCGTGTGGCTGATCCGCAGCGCGCTGATGAACGACGACCAGATCTTCGTAGCACCGCCGGACTGGATCCCGAACCCGTTCGAGTGGGCCAACTTCAGCGGGGCACTCACCGCGCAGCCGTTCCTGAGGTACTTCCTCAACACGATGGTGATCGAGTTGTTCACCGTGACGGGCACGGTGCTCACCTGTTCCGTCGCGGCGTTCAGCTTCGCCCGGCTGCGCTGGCGGGGCCGCAACGTGGTGTTCGCGTTGCTGCTCAGCAGTGTGATGCTGCCGTACGCGGTGACCCTCATCCCGACGTTCGTGATGTGGCGTTCGCTGGGCGCGCTGGACACGTTCCTTCCGCTCACGGTGCCCGCGTGGTTCGCCGGCGCCGGCGGCGGGGTGTTCAACGTCTTCCTGCTGCGGCAGTTCTTCCTGACCATCCCGTTCGAACTGGACGAGGCGGCCTACATCGACGGCGCGTCACCGTGGAAGGTGTTCGCGATGATCATCATGCCGCTGTCCAAGCCGGCGCTGGTGGTGGTGACGATCTTCACCTTCATCGGCGTGTGGAACGACTTCCTCGGGCCGTTGCTGTATCTCAGCGACGAGAGCAAGTACACCCTGGCACTGGGGCTGGCGTCGTTCCAGAGCGTCTACACCGCACAGTGGGGTTACCTGATGGCCGCGTCGGCGGCGGTGATCGCGCCGATCATCGTGCTCTTCTTCGTACTCCAGCGGTACTTCATCGAGGGCGTCACCCTGACCGGTATCAAGAGCTGA
- a CDS encoding U32 family peptidase: MGGTPASHLLDILELPRGDLNDLPASAKRFPDGMRYRVEIPSTEGPRCLEAALEEADRLEVPVRRISQGSGVFLLTDAELDEMAEQARSAGVEVSLFARPCAGWGTSATARSQAGGGFAATAHGQDQVSAVLEDVVRAAEHGIRSVLISDLGVLAAFGKLRAGGHLPADMQAKVSVMLPVTNAATARVLEDLGADTLNLATDLSLAQIAAIRAVVDVPLDVYVEAPDNLGGYVRHHELPRLIEVAAPVYVKFGLRNAPDVYPAGTHLEATTVALTRERVRRARLGMDLLVRHGAAEATSERNAAGLAVPVKAANA; the protein is encoded by the coding sequence GTGGGCGGGACACCAGCGTCGCACCTGTTGGACATCCTCGAGCTTCCCCGGGGCGACCTGAACGACCTGCCCGCCTCGGCCAAACGGTTCCCCGACGGCATGCGTTACCGGGTGGAGATCCCGAGCACCGAGGGCCCGCGCTGCCTGGAGGCGGCGCTGGAGGAGGCCGATCGCCTGGAGGTGCCGGTACGCCGGATCTCCCAGGGCAGCGGGGTGTTCCTGCTCACCGACGCCGAGCTGGACGAGATGGCCGAGCAGGCCCGGTCCGCCGGTGTGGAGGTGAGCCTGTTCGCCCGCCCGTGCGCCGGTTGGGGCACCTCGGCCACCGCGCGATCGCAGGCCGGTGGGGGGTTCGCGGCCACCGCGCACGGTCAGGACCAGGTGTCCGCCGTACTCGAGGACGTCGTCCGAGCCGCCGAGCACGGCATCCGCAGCGTGCTGATCTCCGACCTCGGCGTCCTCGCGGCGTTCGGGAAGCTGCGGGCGGGGGGTCACCTGCCCGCCGACATGCAGGCCAAGGTCTCGGTGATGCTGCCGGTCACCAATGCCGCCACCGCGCGGGTGCTCGAGGACCTCGGCGCCGACACCCTCAACCTGGCAACGGACCTGAGCCTGGCCCAGATCGCGGCGATCCGCGCCGTGGTGGACGTGCCGCTGGATGTGTACGTCGAGGCGCCGGACAACCTCGGCGGCTACGTCCGGCACCACGAACTCCCCCGCCTGATCGAGGTGGCCGCGCCGGTGTATGTCAAGTTCGGCTTGCGCAACGCGCCGGACGTCTACCCCGCCGGTACCCACCTCGAAGCCACCACGGTCGCGCTGACCCGCGAACGCGTGCGGCGGGCTCGGCTCGGCATGGACCTGCTGGTCCGTCACGGCGCGGCCGAGGCGACCTCGGAACGCAACGCCGCCGGGCTCGCAGTCCCGGTCAAGGCCGCGAACGCCTGA
- a CDS encoding ABC transporter substrate-binding protein, translated as MNNRPIVPGPSRWSRRDLLRAGGLVAGAAALPALAGCGGDSGGGGGDKAQLQFMYWGSSFEQKAINAMLKQFEDKNKGVSVKPVYTPNEYDTKVNTLVASKRAPDVAYMGGSMGYRLAGQGKLVNLAKYFKKYPALADRLPGTYFWYGKDETFGTQTANEVMLLWYNRAVMKDAGVEPPPAEAGKAWTWDEFVQAAYKLTRDQNGKRPDESGFDPKRIRQFGASVSVQSSTTWESFLRSNGAAFVDEAGTKCLLDRPEAVEVFQNLQDLMYKHHVAPTPVQLGNNAPATNVQLQTKRIAMAVDGQWTLLDMAQSKVDYGIGVLPRYGEPATTQLGGASVVFSGSKHPEEAVELFMFHNDPRYVDLFKNGLWMPLEKKYYTDPRAIDSWIKNDSHPPEYRTAVVDYTLNHAQTAFNQRLKNMDNISEVLTPALQRIETGKQPAKEVLTALVPKIDKLLQGWYPSQTP; from the coding sequence ATGAACAACCGACCCATCGTGCCCGGACCCTCGCGCTGGAGCCGGCGGGACCTGCTACGGGCAGGCGGCCTGGTGGCCGGCGCCGCGGCGCTCCCGGCGCTGGCCGGCTGCGGAGGCGACAGCGGCGGAGGCGGCGGCGACAAGGCGCAGCTTCAGTTCATGTACTGGGGTTCGTCGTTCGAGCAGAAGGCGATCAACGCCATGCTCAAGCAGTTCGAGGACAAGAACAAGGGCGTCTCGGTCAAGCCCGTCTACACCCCGAACGAGTACGACACGAAGGTCAACACCCTGGTGGCCAGCAAGCGCGCGCCCGACGTCGCGTACATGGGTGGCTCGATGGGCTACCGCCTGGCGGGCCAGGGCAAGCTGGTCAACCTCGCGAAGTACTTCAAGAAGTACCCCGCGCTCGCCGACCGGCTGCCGGGCACCTACTTCTGGTACGGCAAGGACGAGACGTTCGGCACCCAGACGGCCAACGAGGTCATGCTGCTCTGGTACAACCGGGCGGTCATGAAGGACGCGGGTGTCGAGCCGCCGCCCGCCGAGGCCGGCAAGGCCTGGACGTGGGACGAGTTCGTGCAGGCCGCCTACAAGCTGACCCGCGACCAGAACGGCAAGCGTCCCGACGAGTCCGGCTTCGACCCCAAGCGGATCCGGCAGTTCGGCGCGTCGGTGAGCGTGCAGTCGAGCACCACCTGGGAGTCCTTCCTCCGCAGCAACGGCGCCGCGTTCGTCGACGAGGCCGGCACCAAGTGCCTGCTGGACCGGCCGGAGGCGGTGGAGGTGTTCCAGAACCTCCAGGACCTCATGTACAAACACCACGTCGCGCCGACTCCCGTACAGCTCGGCAACAACGCACCGGCCACCAACGTGCAGTTGCAGACCAAGCGGATCGCGATGGCGGTGGACGGCCAGTGGACGCTGCTGGACATGGCCCAGAGCAAGGTCGACTACGGCATCGGTGTGCTGCCGAGGTACGGCGAGCCGGCCACCACCCAGTTGGGCGGCGCGTCGGTGGTGTTCTCCGGATCGAAGCACCCGGAGGAGGCGGTGGAGCTGTTCATGTTCCACAACGACCCGAGGTACGTCGACCTGTTCAAGAACGGCCTGTGGATGCCGCTGGAGAAGAAGTACTACACCGACCCGCGGGCGATCGACTCCTGGATCAAGAACGACTCGCACCCGCCGGAGTACCGCACCGCGGTCGTCGACTACACGCTGAACCACGCCCAGACGGCGTTCAACCAGCGCCTGAAGAACATGGACAACATCAGCGAGGTGCTGACGCCCGCGCTGCAGCGGATCGAGACCGGGAAGCAGCCTGCCAAGGAAGTGTTGACAGCGCTCGTACCCAAGATCGACAAGCTGTTGCAGGGCTGGTACCCGAGCCAGACGCCGTGA
- a CDS encoding IclR family transcriptional regulator yields MGRAVPAVLRALDVLELFGTTEELSIPEIHARLGLPRTTVHEIVGTLVERCYLAPVPGQPHRFRLGVGVFHLGSAYAERLDLAREGQAAAEEVAAACDETVHVAVLEGREVVYVAKVDSTHPVRMVSAVGRRLPAHCTAVGLMLLARLEQRALDTLFPPGRRLAGLTGRSLTTSRQLRERLDAVRADGLAQEYCESNEAVACVAAPVADHTGATVAAMSISVPTVRWSPERATELAGLARQGASALSGRLGHVPAVVAEVADRGETFR; encoded by the coding sequence ATGGGTCGAGCGGTGCCTGCGGTACTCCGCGCGCTGGACGTCCTCGAGCTGTTCGGGACGACCGAGGAGCTGTCCATCCCGGAGATCCACGCCCGGCTCGGCCTTCCCCGTACGACCGTCCACGAGATCGTCGGCACGCTGGTCGAGCGCTGCTACCTCGCCCCGGTGCCCGGCCAGCCGCACCGGTTCCGGCTCGGCGTGGGGGTGTTCCACCTCGGCTCCGCCTACGCCGAACGCCTCGACCTCGCCCGGGAGGGCCAGGCCGCCGCGGAGGAGGTCGCGGCCGCGTGCGACGAGACCGTGCACGTGGCGGTGCTGGAGGGCCGGGAGGTCGTGTACGTCGCGAAGGTGGACAGCACACACCCGGTCCGGATGGTGTCCGCGGTCGGCCGCCGGCTGCCCGCCCACTGCACGGCGGTCGGCCTGATGCTGCTGGCCCGGCTGGAGCAGCGCGCCCTCGACACGCTGTTCCCACCCGGACGCCGGCTGGCAGGGCTGACCGGCCGCAGCCTGACCACCTCGCGGCAGTTGCGCGAACGCCTCGACGCGGTCCGCGCCGACGGTCTGGCACAGGAGTACTGCGAGTCCAACGAGGCGGTCGCCTGCGTGGCCGCGCCGGTCGCCGACCACACCGGAGCCACCGTCGCCGCGATGAGCATCTCCGTCCCGACCGTCCGCTGGTCACCCGAACGCGCCACGGAGCTGGCGGGTCTGGCGCGGCAGGGTGCGAGCGCGTTGTCCGGCCGGCTGGGGCATGTTCCGGCCGTCGTGGCGGAAGTGGCGGACCGGGGCGAGACGTTCCGGTGA
- a CDS encoding carbohydrate ABC transporter permease, translated as MTVAPTVPASRSGQARSRGPAHLSGQGRLERRWGVAMALPAILGFAIFTIGPMIASFVFSLTDWTIGGSPSFVGLGNYRTLGGDELFWKSLSVTTYYTLGAVPLALVIGFVVALLLNQKVRGLALWRTIYYLPTLVPAVASAVLWIWIFNPDFGLLNSLLREGGLPTSQWIYSEGAAVPSLVIMSTWGFGNAMVIFLAGLQGVPRHLYEAVSIDGGGVWQRFRHVTLPMMTPTIFYNLVTGVIGTFQVFNQAYVMTQGGPNNATLFYIYYLWRTAFTESQMGYASALAWILFMVIMVITFFLFRNARRWVYYEMAGAR; from the coding sequence ATGACCGTAGCTCCCACCGTGCCGGCGTCCCGGTCCGGTCAGGCGCGCTCTCGTGGGCCGGCCCACCTTTCGGGGCAGGGCCGGCTGGAGCGCCGCTGGGGTGTCGCGATGGCGCTGCCGGCGATCCTCGGCTTCGCGATCTTCACCATCGGGCCGATGATCGCGTCGTTCGTCTTCAGCCTGACCGACTGGACCATCGGCGGCAGCCCGTCGTTCGTCGGGCTCGGCAACTACCGCACCCTCGGCGGCGACGAGCTGTTCTGGAAGTCCCTGAGCGTCACGACGTACTACACCCTGGGAGCGGTGCCACTCGCGCTGGTGATCGGGTTCGTCGTCGCCCTGCTGCTCAACCAGAAGGTGCGCGGACTCGCCCTGTGGCGCACGATCTACTACCTGCCCACGTTGGTGCCGGCGGTGGCCAGTGCCGTGTTGTGGATCTGGATCTTCAACCCCGACTTCGGTCTGCTCAACTCCCTGCTGCGCGAGGGCGGACTGCCCACGTCGCAGTGGATCTACAGCGAGGGCGCCGCGGTGCCGTCGCTGGTCATCATGAGCACCTGGGGATTCGGCAACGCGATGGTGATCTTCCTCGCCGGGCTGCAGGGTGTGCCGCGGCATCTGTACGAGGCGGTGTCCATCGACGGCGGCGGCGTGTGGCAGCGGTTCCGGCACGTGACCCTGCCGATGATGACGCCGACCATCTTCTACAACCTGGTCACCGGCGTGATCGGCACGTTCCAGGTGTTCAACCAGGCGTACGTCATGACCCAGGGCGGTCCGAACAACGCCACGCTGTTCTACATCTACTACCTGTGGCGGACCGCGTTCACCGAGAGCCAGATGGGGTACGCGAGCGCGCTCGCCTGGATCCTCTTCATGGTGATCATGGTCATCACGTTCTTCCTGTTCCGGAACGCCCGCCGGTGGGTCTACTACGAGATGGCAGGTGCGCGATGA
- a CDS encoding glycoside hydrolase family 127 protein, with translation MSTTANRPADAQSGAPAASGPVEPTADSRALHRPLRLRDVRIDGGPLGRWQDTNRAASIPLGIKQLEEAGNLHNLGLAAGEVTGDFRGPRFMDSDLYKQLEAAAWEAGREDAGELHDFLRRAAELLTRAQRPDGYLNSYYQVVKPERQYAELEHSHEMYCAGHLVQAAVAAARVGGEPELLAVARRFADHLVEVFLRGGNPGIDGHPEIETALVELYRLTGERSYLDLSLHLVDERGKGHIAGSGMGQRYFQDHLPVREADTEVGHAVRALYLEAGIVDLYLETGDASLLDSSVRRWEDMVATKTQLTGGVGSRHSHEAFGDRYELPPDRSYNETCAAIASVHWNWRLQLATGEGRYADLLERTLYNAFAASTSTDGTRFFYVNPLQRRHDHTEGDDPGRRHEWFSCACCPPNIMRLVSTLGHYVATTNDDGLSVHQYVPGTIRADLPAGEVALSVRTEYPWEGEVAFTVDTAPEGEWSLALRVPGWSPSVGVGVNAEPVDATPDERGYVVVRRAWSPGDTVTISLDLTPRLVFPHQRIDAVRGCVAVERGPLVYCFEQADQAEGVDVEDLTLAANTRVRVVPQADLAGVGRTVLLTMDAAAASQPRNGFPYSSQPAAESVTSHAVTATAVPYFQWDNRDGGAMRVWLPVTQSGAQSATPQGTPHVTSGEAS, from the coding sequence ATGAGCACCACGGCGAACCGACCAGCCGACGCACAGTCCGGCGCACCGGCGGCCAGCGGCCCGGTCGAGCCGACCGCGGACAGCCGGGCACTGCACCGCCCGCTGCGGCTGCGCGACGTCCGCATCGACGGCGGCCCGCTCGGCCGCTGGCAGGACACCAACCGCGCGGCCAGCATCCCGCTGGGCATCAAGCAGTTGGAGGAGGCCGGCAACCTGCACAACCTGGGGCTGGCAGCCGGTGAGGTGACCGGCGACTTCCGCGGCCCGCGGTTCATGGACTCCGACCTCTACAAGCAGCTGGAGGCGGCCGCCTGGGAGGCCGGCCGCGAGGACGCCGGTGAGCTGCACGACTTCCTTCGCCGGGCCGCGGAACTGCTCACCAGGGCGCAGCGCCCCGACGGTTACCTGAACTCCTACTACCAGGTCGTGAAGCCCGAGCGGCAGTACGCCGAACTCGAGCACAGCCACGAGATGTACTGCGCCGGGCACCTCGTCCAGGCCGCGGTGGCCGCCGCCCGCGTCGGCGGCGAACCAGAGCTGCTCGCCGTGGCGCGCCGCTTCGCCGACCATCTGGTCGAGGTGTTCCTGCGTGGCGGCAACCCCGGCATCGACGGCCACCCGGAGATCGAGACCGCACTGGTGGAGCTGTACCGCCTCACCGGCGAGCGTTCCTACCTCGACCTCTCGCTGCACCTGGTGGACGAGCGCGGCAAGGGCCACATCGCCGGCAGCGGCATGGGCCAGCGCTACTTCCAGGACCACCTGCCGGTACGCGAGGCCGACACCGAGGTGGGCCACGCCGTCCGTGCGCTCTACCTCGAGGCCGGCATCGTGGACCTCTACCTCGAGACCGGCGACGCGTCGCTGCTCGACTCCTCCGTACGCCGGTGGGAGGACATGGTGGCGACCAAGACCCAGCTCACCGGCGGGGTCGGCTCGCGGCACTCCCACGAGGCGTTCGGCGACCGCTACGAACTGCCGCCGGACCGCTCGTACAACGAGACCTGCGCGGCGATCGCCAGCGTGCACTGGAACTGGCGGCTGCAGCTGGCGACGGGGGAGGGCCGGTACGCAGACCTGCTCGAACGCACGCTGTACAACGCGTTCGCGGCGTCGACGTCGACCGACGGCACGAGGTTCTTCTACGTGAACCCCCTGCAGCGCAGGCACGATCACACCGAGGGCGACGACCCCGGACGCCGGCACGAGTGGTTCAGCTGCGCCTGCTGCCCGCCCAACATCATGCGGCTGGTGTCCACGCTGGGCCACTACGTCGCCACCACGAACGATGACGGGCTGAGCGTCCACCAGTACGTCCCGGGCACGATCCGGGCGGACCTGCCCGCGGGCGAGGTGGCCCTGTCGGTGCGGACCGAGTACCCCTGGGAGGGCGAGGTCGCCTTCACCGTCGACACCGCGCCGGAGGGCGAGTGGTCACTGGCGCTGCGGGTGCCGGGATGGAGCCCGTCCGTCGGGGTCGGCGTGAACGCCGAGCCGGTCGACGCGACGCCGGACGAGCGGGGTTACGTCGTCGTCCGCCGGGCCTGGTCGCCGGGTGACACGGTGACGATCTCGCTGGATCTCACGCCCCGGCTGGTCTTTCCGCACCAGCGGATCGACGCGGTGCGCGGCTGTGTCGCGGTCGAGCGCGGCCCGCTCGTCTACTGCTTCGAGCAGGCCGACCAGGCCGAGGGCGTCGACGTGGAGGACCTCACGCTCGCTGCGAACACCCGCGTCCGGGTCGTACCGCAAGCCGACCTTGCCGGCGTCGGACGCACCGTCCTGCTCACCATGGACGCCGCCGCGGCGTCCCAGCCCCGCAACGGTTTTCCGTACTCCTCACAGCCGGCCGCCGAGTCGGTGACCAGCCACGCGGTGACCGCGACCGCGGTGCCGTACTTCCAGTGGGACAACCGGGACGGCGGCGCGATGCGGGTCTGGCTGCCTGTCACCCAGTCCGGTGCCCAGTCCGCTACCCCGCAGGGAACCCCGCACGTCACCTCAGGAGAAGCCTCATGA